In the Hordeum vulgare subsp. vulgare chromosome 7H, MorexV3_pseudomolecules_assembly, whole genome shotgun sequence genome, one interval contains:
- the LOC123413012 gene encoding uncharacterized protein LOC123413012, which produces MPRNDHIFSGMLKFNKKTLKSGGPTLSREASPGLTWSTNWVRIKLPGMAIPSQHPSPIPTTNAGGDCHGRSAVSPAIRGETTTRAERRRASRWEAGEGCARRLRGGRVGPIGHRRRRPQPADRTTGGKRISHRARPRSRSHRGGGCRARRRWRRHSRVRVPLGSMCQIGRSGCPTAGSPTGGRGTRGSGECLYTVEAEESSQERGLGAGAARREGKALAVGTGGRRPKAVARARRRLGLFLALVCGDHGLQCCLSPVSDLNFVDVRRCEAIGAEGRGRRTPLRVPARPLTMKGLAKGLVAYAVIGFLHAAMPVRRR; this is translated from the exons ATGCCACGTAATGACCACATATTTTCTGGAATGTTAAAATTCAACAAAAAAACGCTAAAAAGCGGTGGCCCAACCTTATCCAGGGAAGCCAGCCCAGGTCTGACCTGGTCAACCAATTGGGTAAGGATCAAGCTGCCAGGGATGGCGATTCCCAGCCAGCATCCATCCCCAATCCCCACGACCAACGCGGGCGGCGACTGCCATGGCCGGTCGGCCGTTTCTCCGGCAATTCGTGGAGAGACCACGACCCGGGCGGAGCGCCGTCGAGCCTCGCGTTGGGAGGCAGGAGAAGGTTGCGCCAGACGACTCCGGGGAGGGCGTGTCGGCCCGATTGGGCACAGGCGAAGACGCCCACAGCCGGCCGACCGCACCACCGGCGGCAAGAGGATCTCCCATCGCGCTCGTCCTCGGAGTAGGAGCCATCGTGGAGGTGGGTGCCGGGCGCGACGCCGTTGGAGGCGCCATTCACGAGTCCGAGTGCCTCTGGGCTCCATGTGCCAGATCGGCCGGAGCGGCTGCCCGACGGCGGGCTCGCCAACGGGAGGCCGAGGGACACGAGGCAGCGGCGAGTGCCTGTACACGGTGGAGGCGGAGGAGTCATCGCAAGAGCGTGGCCTTGGCGCGGGCGCAGCGCGACGCGAGGGCAAGGCCTTGGCAGTCGGCACGGGTGGGCGCAGGCCGAAGGCCGTCGCACGCGCTCGGAGGCGTCTTGGCCTCTTCCTAGCGCTTGTGTGCGGGGATCATGGTTTGCAGTGTTG CCTGTCGCCGGTTTCTGATCTCAATTTCGTCGACGTCAGACGTTGTGAGGCCATCGGGGCCGAGGGCCGTGGCCGGCGAACGCCGCTGCGCGTACCTGCGCGTCCCCTCACTATGAAGGGCCTAGCCAAGGGCTTGGTCGCGTACGCAGTTATCGGTTTTCTTCACGCCGCTATGCCCGTGCGCCGTCGATGA